Proteins found in one Bacillus subtilis subsp. subtilis str. 168 genomic segment:
- the pksA gene encoding transcriptional regulator of bacillaene synthesis operon (Evidence 1a: Function from experimental evidences in the studied strain; PubMedId: 17234808; Product type r: regulator), protein MPKQIDHEKRRKQIAEATWRVILERGMEGASARNIAKEAGLSLGALRHYFSTQDELLAFAMKLVQEKVTDRIKDIAVRDLLPKEKVLQILLEMVPTNEETIREMEVWFAFTAYARHKKDMFDASHDGIFSGMRNLIAYLDESDLLKQNADKDIEAERLYALVDGLALHAMLDPVRVNKDRIKRVIMQHVESICVEDTRETQKRHP, encoded by the coding sequence ATGCCAAAACAAATTGACCATGAGAAAAGAAGAAAACAAATTGCAGAAGCAACGTGGCGCGTCATTTTAGAACGAGGGATGGAGGGAGCATCAGCCAGAAATATTGCAAAGGAAGCAGGATTGTCATTAGGTGCGCTGCGCCATTATTTCTCTACACAGGATGAATTGCTTGCTTTTGCAATGAAACTTGTCCAAGAAAAGGTAACGGACCGAATTAAGGACATTGCAGTGAGGGATTTGCTCCCTAAGGAAAAAGTGTTGCAAATTTTGCTTGAAATGGTCCCAACGAATGAAGAAACGATTAGAGAGATGGAGGTTTGGTTTGCTTTTACTGCTTACGCCAGACATAAAAAGGATATGTTTGATGCGAGTCATGACGGGATTTTCAGCGGCATGCGGAATCTGATTGCCTATTTAGATGAATCCGATTTACTGAAGCAGAATGCTGATAAAGACATTGAAGCTGAGAGACTTTACGCGCTTGTTGACGGCTTGGCTTTACATGCCATGCTTGACCCTGTGCGCGTGAATAAAGACCGAATCAAGCGGGTCATTATGCAGCATGTAGAGTCAATTTGCGTGGAAGATACACGTGAGACACAAAAACGACATCCTTAA
- the pksB gene encoding putative hydrolase involved in bacillaene synthesis (Evidence 3: Putative function from multiple computational evidences; PubMedId: 17234808, 26284661; Product type e: enzyme), with product MNLTYKVHPIKTRYQGWTNYCYIIEDIVSRSAIVVDPSWELSKITTTLSELEAELKAVALTHSHYDHVNLVDPLTKMFNAQVYMSKKEIDYYQFRCRNLISLDDHQTISIGNTRAQCLLTPGHTAGGMCYLFSESIFTGDTVFTEGCGICEDDGSSAEEMFDSIQRIKSEVSPHVRVYPGHSFGKSPGHSIKDLYQHNIYFQIDKKEYFVKFRTRKNQKGIFDFK from the coding sequence ATGAATCTTACTTACAAGGTGCATCCAATTAAAACAAGGTATCAGGGCTGGACGAATTATTGCTATATCATTGAAGATATTGTAAGCAGATCTGCAATTGTTGTTGATCCCTCATGGGAATTGAGTAAGATAACCACTACACTTTCCGAACTCGAAGCGGAATTAAAGGCAGTCGCATTGACACACTCTCATTATGATCATGTAAATCTGGTAGACCCGCTGACGAAGATGTTTAACGCTCAAGTTTATATGTCGAAAAAAGAAATTGATTATTATCAATTCCGATGCAGAAATTTAATTAGCCTAGATGATCATCAGACGATCAGCATAGGAAACACAAGAGCACAGTGCCTTCTCACACCGGGGCATACAGCCGGCGGAATGTGTTATTTGTTTTCTGAGAGTATTTTTACCGGAGATACGGTGTTTACAGAAGGGTGCGGCATATGTGAGGATGATGGCAGCTCTGCGGAAGAGATGTTTGATAGCATTCAAAGAATAAAGTCGGAGGTTTCACCCCATGTACGGGTGTATCCTGGTCACTCATTTGGCAAATCGCCCGGCCATTCGATAAAGGATCTTTATCAGCATAATATTTACTTTCAAATTGATAAGAAAGAATATTTTGTGAAATTTCGCACTCGTAAAAACCAAAAAGGTATTTTTGATTTTAAATAA
- the pksC gene encoding malonyl-CoA-acyltransferase involved in bacillaene synthesis (Evidence 1a: Function from experimental evidences in the studied strain; PubMedId: 16707694, 16757561, 17234808, 26284661; Product type e: enzyme), protein MITYVFPGQGSQKQGMGSGLFDEFKELTDQADEILGYSIKRLCLENPYSNLNKTQFTQPALYVVNALSYLKKIRDEEVKPDFVAGHSLGEYNALFAAEAFDFETGLQLVRKRGELMSLISNGGMAAVMGLNEEQVAKALKEYHLHDVDIANVNAPYQIVISGKKDEIEKAASLFETMTEVTMVLPLNVSGAFHSRYMNKAKEEFEEFLHAFYFSPPSIPVISNVYAKPYTYEFMKQTLADQINHSVKWTDSISYLMKKGHMEFEEVGPGNVLTGLIHRIKKDAEAMPR, encoded by the coding sequence ATGATCACATATGTTTTTCCAGGTCAGGGTTCACAAAAACAGGGAATGGGCAGCGGCCTATTCGATGAATTTAAAGAACTGACGGATCAGGCAGATGAGATCTTAGGATATTCTATCAAACGTCTTTGCCTGGAAAATCCTTATTCCAATTTAAACAAAACGCAATTTACTCAGCCGGCATTATATGTGGTAAACGCACTAAGCTATCTGAAAAAAATCAGGGATGAAGAAGTTAAACCTGACTTTGTCGCCGGGCACAGCTTGGGTGAATACAATGCGTTATTTGCAGCTGAAGCCTTTGATTTTGAGACAGGTTTACAGCTTGTCAGAAAAAGAGGCGAGCTGATGAGTCTGATAAGCAACGGCGGTATGGCAGCTGTTATGGGACTAAATGAAGAGCAGGTTGCAAAGGCTCTGAAAGAATATCATTTACATGATGTTGATATCGCTAATGTGAATGCCCCATATCAAATTGTAATTTCAGGAAAAAAAGATGAGATTGAAAAAGCCGCATCTCTTTTTGAAACGATGACTGAAGTTACAATGGTACTCCCCTTAAACGTAAGCGGCGCGTTTCATTCCAGATACATGAATAAAGCAAAAGAAGAATTCGAGGAGTTCCTTCATGCCTTTTATTTTTCGCCTCCGTCTATCCCGGTTATTTCTAATGTGTATGCCAAACCGTATACATACGAATTCATGAAACAGACGCTGGCTGATCAAATTAATCATTCAGTGAAATGGACTGACAGCATAAGCTACTTAATGAAAAAAGGCCATATGGAGTTTGAGGAGGTAGGGCCTGGAAATGTTTTAACTGGGTTAATTCATCGCATAAAGAAAGATGCGGAAGCAATGCCCCGCTAA
- a CDS encoding hypothetical protein (Evidence 5: Unknown function) — protein MKRIIMIWRPICNPGLFSYVLLYLLILYSSMEKSRKTMEQTVGKINLTDNIYRGYHQHEHATIYPVITIIKSYRSETHLLIGRVALRE, from the coding sequence ATGAAGCGCATTATCATGATATGGCGCCCTATATGTAATCCGGGTCTTTTTTCTTATGTTCTGTTATATCTCCTGATCCTTTATTCCTCAATGGAAAAAAGCAGAAAAACAATGGAGCAAACTGTAGGAAAAATTAACTTGACGGATAATATTTACAGAGGTTACCATCAACATGAACATGCTACTATTTATCCGGTCATCACTATTATAAAATCATACAGAAGTGAAACACATCTACTAATCGGAAGGGTGGCTTTGAGAGAATGA
- the ymcC gene encoding putative integral inner membrane protein (Evidence 3: Putative function from multiple computational evidences; PubMedId: 15849754, 16850406; Product type m: membrane component): MNGIAWMIVFCEIAFWVVIVLGLAVRYVFKRHTLGLLFLALTPVIDLILLAATGVDLYRGASATAAHGIAAVYIGISIAYGKQMIQWADEKFQYYVTKKGTKPLKRFGMDHAKHGAKGWLRHVLAYLIGAGLLAGMIYFINDSSRTEALSGILKLWTVIIGIDFLITASYFIWPKKEKASANLRS; the protein is encoded by the coding sequence TTGAACGGTATCGCATGGATGATTGTTTTCTGTGAAATTGCGTTTTGGGTTGTCATTGTTTTGGGGCTTGCTGTACGCTACGTATTCAAACGACATACATTAGGACTGCTATTCCTTGCCTTAACTCCAGTTATCGATTTGATCTTGTTAGCGGCAACTGGTGTGGACCTTTACCGCGGAGCCTCAGCGACCGCAGCCCATGGGATTGCAGCTGTTTACATCGGTATATCGATCGCTTATGGGAAACAAATGATTCAATGGGCAGATGAAAAGTTTCAATATTATGTGACAAAAAAAGGAACAAAACCGCTGAAACGTTTTGGAATGGACCATGCCAAGCACGGTGCGAAAGGCTGGCTAAGACATGTGCTGGCCTACTTAATTGGTGCGGGACTATTGGCAGGGATGATCTATTTTATCAATGACTCTTCCCGAACCGAGGCGTTGAGCGGCATTCTTAAACTGTGGACTGTCATTATAGGCATTGACTTTCTCATTACAGCCAGCTATTTTATTTGGCCAAAAAAAGAGAAAGCTTCGGCGAATCTCAGGAGTTAA